From the genome of Phytohabitans rumicis, one region includes:
- a CDS encoding type III PLP-dependent enzyme: MTSEFQIQGITAAELAAQYGTPLYVYDGDSLRGQFTTLRELLHPDLEMFFSLKANPNVSVCALLASAGARAEVSSLVELRTALLAGVRPGDIIFLGPGKSEQEIAACLDEGIYALVCESFGELVLIDAAARERGMIAPVLLRVNPAFAVKGSGLTMGGKPRQFGIDEERLFAETDLVKTYPAVRLVGVHAYLGTRILDEQVVVENARRIFALAERLATHLDFPLEAVDIGGGLGVAYFAGERDLDPAVLAQLLNPVVADFLSRHGGTRLLLELGRYLTAPAGTYVVRVRYVKESMGEWFAVADGGTNHHMAAVGIGSFVKRNFPMRLLNRDGDGTGPWHVTGPLCTPNDTLGKAVELPELRVGDLVGVLRSGAYGPSASPVLFLSHGHPAEVLVDGGRSHLVRRRDTADDLLRQQIRY, from the coding sequence GTGACGAGCGAGTTCCAGATCCAGGGCATCACCGCCGCCGAACTGGCCGCGCAGTACGGCACGCCGCTGTACGTCTACGACGGCGACAGCCTGCGCGGGCAGTTCACGACGCTGCGCGAGCTGCTGCACCCCGACCTGGAGATGTTCTTTTCCCTCAAGGCCAACCCGAACGTCTCGGTCTGCGCGTTGCTGGCCTCGGCCGGCGCCCGCGCCGAGGTGTCCTCACTGGTCGAGCTGCGCACTGCGCTGCTGGCCGGGGTCCGGCCCGGCGACATCATCTTCCTCGGCCCCGGCAAGAGCGAGCAGGAGATCGCCGCCTGCCTCGACGAGGGCATCTACGCACTGGTCTGCGAGTCGTTCGGGGAACTGGTCCTGATCGACGCGGCGGCCCGCGAGCGCGGCATGATCGCGCCGGTCCTGCTCCGGGTCAACCCCGCGTTCGCCGTCAAGGGCTCGGGCCTGACGATGGGCGGCAAGCCCCGCCAGTTCGGCATCGACGAGGAGCGCCTGTTCGCCGAGACGGACCTGGTCAAGACGTACCCGGCGGTGCGCCTCGTCGGCGTGCACGCCTACCTCGGCACGCGCATCCTCGACGAGCAGGTGGTGGTCGAGAACGCCCGGCGGATCTTCGCGCTGGCCGAGCGGCTGGCCACCCACCTGGACTTCCCGCTGGAGGCGGTGGACATCGGCGGCGGCCTCGGGGTGGCGTACTTCGCGGGCGAGCGGGACCTCGACCCGGCCGTGCTGGCGCAGCTGCTCAACCCGGTCGTCGCGGACTTCCTGTCCCGCCACGGCGGCACCCGGCTGCTGCTCGAACTGGGCCGGTACCTGACCGCGCCCGCAGGCACGTACGTCGTGCGCGTCCGGTACGTCAAGGAGTCCATGGGGGAGTGGTTCGCCGTCGCGGACGGCGGCACCAACCACCACATGGCGGCCGTCGGCATCGGCTCCTTCGTCAAGCGCAACTTCCCCATGCGGCTGCTCAACCGCGACGGCGACGGGACGGGACCGTGGCACGTCACCGGCCCGCTGTGCACGCCGAACGACACCCTCGGCAAGGCCGTCGAGCTGCCCGAGCTGCGGGTCGGCGACCTGGTCGGCGTGCTGCGCTCCGGCGCGTACGGCCCCAGCGCCTCGCCCGTGCTGTTCCTGAGCCACGGCCACCCCGCCGAGGTGCTCGTCGACGGCGGCCGGTCGCACCTCGTGCGGCGCCGGGACACCGCAGACGACCTGCTGCGCCAGCAGATCCGCTACTGA
- a CDS encoding ATP-grasp domain-containing protein translates to MTAVLDSFVSRLKAALLPSTGTPLVFLGNFEVEERWGAGEPGLPRVALSASDAVVNRMDEFAMLLGGPDDYVLLKGEPDAAYLDYLGALGVPLPRLLVAEHTDPHRTVTRDVLASPGLLDRLAALAGTAALYPHGVSADEEELAARTGIGLAAPTAAVCRTVNSKIYSRQVADALGLRQPPGWTCETVEEFEAAVERGAALVAAGGTVVAKDAFGVSGKGLLVVDEPGNLERLRRMVLRRAERSGQRRLSLLIEQWVAKRADLNYQFTVGRDASVHFDFVKEAITANGVHKGHRMPARLDGRQVAELTGVAGALGARLAADGYYGVVGVDAMVDPDGGLYPVVEINARNNMSTYQVSLQERFLADGAVALARQYPLRLTRPLPFGAVRDAVGDLLLRGTGQTGLLVHNFATVNAAAPGGDAAAAFDGRLYGLLIADTPERLDAMDNEIARRLAGAMEGAQP, encoded by the coding sequence ATGACGGCCGTACTCGACAGTTTCGTGAGCCGGCTGAAGGCGGCGCTGCTGCCGTCCACCGGCACGCCGCTGGTGTTCCTGGGCAACTTCGAGGTCGAGGAGCGGTGGGGCGCGGGCGAGCCCGGCCTGCCGCGGGTGGCCCTGTCCGCCAGCGACGCGGTGGTGAACCGGATGGATGAGTTCGCCATGCTGCTCGGCGGCCCGGACGACTACGTACTGCTCAAGGGCGAGCCCGACGCCGCCTATCTGGACTACCTGGGCGCGCTCGGCGTGCCGCTGCCGCGCCTGCTCGTGGCCGAGCACACGGACCCGCACCGCACCGTCACCCGGGACGTGCTGGCCAGCCCCGGGCTGCTGGACCGGCTCGCCGCGCTCGCCGGCACCGCCGCCCTGTACCCGCACGGCGTCTCCGCCGACGAGGAGGAACTGGCCGCCCGCACCGGGATCGGCCTGGCGGCGCCGACCGCGGCGGTCTGCCGGACGGTGAACAGCAAGATCTACAGCCGGCAGGTCGCCGACGCCCTCGGGCTGCGCCAGCCGCCCGGCTGGACCTGCGAGACCGTCGAGGAGTTCGAGGCGGCCGTCGAGCGGGGCGCGGCGCTGGTGGCGGCCGGTGGCACGGTGGTGGCCAAGGACGCGTTCGGGGTATCCGGCAAGGGGCTGCTCGTCGTCGACGAGCCGGGCAACCTGGAGCGGCTGCGCCGGATGGTGCTGCGCCGCGCCGAGCGGTCCGGGCAACGGCGGCTGTCCCTGCTGATCGAGCAGTGGGTGGCCAAGCGCGCCGACCTGAACTACCAGTTCACCGTCGGCCGGGACGCGAGCGTCCACTTCGACTTCGTCAAGGAGGCCATCACCGCCAACGGTGTCCACAAAGGACATCGAATGCCGGCTCGGCTGGACGGCCGGCAGGTGGCGGAGCTCACCGGCGTCGCCGGCGCGCTCGGCGCCCGGCTGGCCGCCGACGGCTACTACGGCGTCGTCGGGGTGGACGCCATGGTCGACCCGGATGGCGGCCTCTACCCGGTCGTGGAGATCAACGCACGGAACAACATGTCCACGTACCAGGTCTCGCTGCAGGAGCGGTTCCTCGCCGACGGCGCCGTGGCACTCGCCCGGCAGTACCCGCTGCGGCTGACCCGCCCGCTGCCCTTCGGCGCGGTCCGGGACGCCGTCGGCGACCTGCTGCTGCGCGGCACCGGCCAGACCGGCCTGCTGGTGCACAACTTCGCCACCGTGAACGCCGCCGCGCCCGGCGGGGACGCGGCGGCGGCCTTCGACGGCCGCCTGTACGGCCTGCTGATCGCGGACACACCCGAGCGGCTGGACGCCATGGACAACGAGATCGCGCGGCGGCTGGCCGGCGCGATGGAGGGAGCACAACCGTGA
- a CDS encoding 3-oxoacyl-[acyl-carrier-protein] synthase III C-terminal domain-containing protein, whose translation MTSLRAVSAYLPPQRVAISSMRDELGLSDVQVRMFHRYYGLADVLREPEGTVADLMLAAAAKLDDLRGREQDVRYVVQARTLQAIAPYPTNPLHEVRDLLGLGHANAFAVTQHACASGLLAVDLCGKLLAEDGDPAALALIFVGEKAFTPSARMIPGTAIMGEGAAAVLVGPGRRDRMLSYATATHGEYNAGLSLSPEMSARFQQAYPDALAEVILAAVSHAGLTVADLDLVLPHNVNRVSWVRVARQIGLPVDRLFLDNMPVTGHCFCADSFINYATARDLGLLRQGERYLMAAVGLGSTFSAMVFEH comes from the coding sequence GTGACATCCCTGCGCGCCGTGTCGGCGTACCTGCCGCCGCAGCGGGTCGCGATCAGCTCGATGCGCGACGAGCTGGGCCTCAGCGACGTGCAGGTGCGCATGTTCCACCGCTACTACGGCCTCGCCGACGTGCTGCGGGAGCCCGAGGGCACGGTCGCCGACCTGATGCTCGCGGCGGCGGCAAAGCTGGACGACCTGCGCGGCCGCGAGCAGGACGTGCGGTACGTGGTGCAGGCCCGCACGCTCCAGGCCATCGCGCCGTACCCCACGAACCCGCTGCACGAGGTCCGCGACCTGCTCGGCCTGGGCCACGCGAACGCCTTCGCGGTGACCCAGCACGCGTGCGCGTCGGGGCTGCTCGCGGTGGACCTGTGCGGCAAGCTGCTGGCCGAGGACGGCGACCCGGCCGCCCTCGCGCTGATCTTCGTCGGCGAGAAGGCGTTCACCCCTTCGGCGCGCATGATCCCGGGTACGGCGATCATGGGGGAGGGCGCGGCGGCGGTGCTCGTCGGGCCGGGCCGCCGGGACCGCATGCTGTCGTACGCCACCGCGACGCACGGGGAGTACAACGCGGGGCTGTCGCTGTCGCCGGAGATGTCCGCGCGGTTCCAGCAGGCGTACCCGGACGCCCTGGCCGAGGTGATCCTCGCGGCGGTCTCGCACGCCGGGCTCACCGTGGCGGACCTGGACCTGGTGCTGCCGCACAACGTCAACCGGGTGTCCTGGGTGCGCGTCGCCCGGCAGATCGGGCTGCCGGTCGACCGGCTCTTCCTGGACAACATGCCCGTCACCGGCCACTGCTTCTGCGCCGACTCCTTCATCAACTACGCCACCGCCCGCGATCTCGGCCTGCTCCGGCAGGGCGAGCGGTATCTCATGGCGGCCGTCGGACTCGGCTCCACCTTCTCCGCGATGGTCTTCGAGCACTGA
- a CDS encoding acyl carrier protein: protein MKTNENRPTAEHLRPWLVERVAEFTERDPATIDPAAPLAGFGLDSVYALALCGEIEDHLGVTLEPTIVWDHPSVDALVAFLCEVPAGTRP from the coding sequence ATGAAAACCAACGAGAACCGACCGACCGCCGAGCACCTGCGCCCCTGGCTGGTCGAGCGGGTCGCCGAGTTCACCGAGCGCGACCCCGCCACGATCGATCCGGCCGCGCCGCTTGCCGGGTTCGGGCTGGACTCCGTCTACGCGCTGGCCCTGTGCGGGGAGATCGAGGACCACCTCGGGGTGACGCTGGAACCGACGATCGTCTGGGACCACCCGTCCGTCGACGCGCTGGTCGCGTTCCTCTGCGAAGTCCCGGCCGGGACCCGGCCGTGA